GATACGCCCGGAATCCAGATTCGACTCGCGCCCGGGACATACAAGGCAAGCGTTCTAGTTCCAGACCGTGTGGCCATCATCAACCATCGCATGCCGGCGATTGGCTCCAGAGAGTCTGAGGACGAAGCGTTGACCAGGCACTTGAAGTGGATCACCGACCAGGCTCACGACGCCCCAGACCGTGTGACCATCCTGGCTCCGGCTGATGCGGAGTACGCAGTGAAGTTCGTGGGCGGGACCACGCAGGGGATCTACGGGTGCCACATCATGGGCAACGAAGGGCGCGCCCAGGCCGGAATTGTGGCGAGCCGTTGCCAGCGCTTACATATCCGGGCATGCGTGATCGATGGGTTCGCACGTGGTGGAGTTCGGCTCGACCAGTGTGGCACGGACGTTCCTGGACAAGGAACCTTCGTTCAGGCCACAGAACTTCTGAATAACGCGGCTGCCCACGGTGGCGGAATCTCAGCCGAAAAATCAGTTCTGAACGTGGTGGAATGCCTGATTCATGGCAACAAAGCTCATCGTGGCGCCGGAATTTGCGCTCAAGACATGCGCGGCCTCCTCTCAATCGTCCGGACTCGCATCTCGAGAAATACTGCGGCTGCCAAAGCTCCTAAAGAGATCCCGTGTGACTCCCCTTCTAGCGTCTGGAAAAGCGAAGACGGACTCGGGGGCGGGGCCTGCATCCTCAACTCCAAGACCCGGATCGCCGAGAGCGAGTTCGTGGACAATAAGGCCACCGGCGCTGGCGGCGCTGTGATGATCCTTGGCGGTAAGGCGGCATTTCAGGGCAATGATGAGGTAGACGTCAGGATGCACCGAAATGCCGCCCCGGTGGGCTCGGCACTTTGTGTGGTGGGTTGGCAAGGGTCCAACGCAGTAGCCAAGTATGTGGGCGCGGATATCCAGCAGAACCGCTCGAGCGTTGGGGGCACCATCGCCCTTTTGGGATTGGTATCCGTACAGTTCGATGATGGCAAAGTAGCGTACAATGAAGCGCCGGACCGCAAGTGCATCGGGGCCGCTTTTTCCGTGATCAACGGCGCGGAACTTGTGCTCAAGGATATGGAGATCAAGGAGAACCAATGCGGTGGTCCGGGAGGCGCGTTGGGCGCGCTGAACTCAACGCTTCGCGTTGGTGAAGGTTGTGAGATTCGCAACAACTCGAGCAAAGATTGCGGCGGTGGCCTCTACTTTGTGACACGCCCAGACACCGCGCTTGAGGAATTGGTAGCCCATCACGGACTTAAAATGCCCTTTGTGCTCGCCACCCGAGACTGCATCTTCTTCAATAATAGTGCGGATGATCTGGGTGGTGGACTGTTTGTGGGGAATCACCTGCCGCAAGCCACCTTCCCGATTGGGATGCGCGTGGAGGGCACCACAAAAATCCGCAATAACCGCACCAGACACCCGAACGCTCATGGCGACGATATCTGGGTGGTTTGGGCGGATGAGGTGGTGGCGAGTTCTGAGAATCGACCACCGGCAAAAGTACTATTGAAGTGATTTAGGCGATCGCGGATTTGACCGCATTTTCGAGCCAGCCGAGGAGTTCGTCACGGCGCTCAGGGGTGCCAGCCTCAACCCGCATCACGAGAACAGGCCCGGTATTGCTGGCGCGCACAAGCCCCCAACCGTCTCCAAAATTGATCCGAACGCCGTCCAGAGTGTTGACTTCCCACTCCTTGGAAAACTGCTCGGCAACCTTGCCTGGCACGTCGAATTTCACATCATCAGGACAATCGAGTCGTAGCTCCGGTGTGGCAAAGGTCTCGGGTACATCACCCAAGAGTTGGCCCAAATCCTGGTCAGTATTGGAGAGGATCTCGAGCAAACGCGCCGTGGCGTAGAGCGCATCATCAAAGCCGAAGTAGCGGTCGTTAAAGAAGATATGACCGCTCATCTCACCGGCGAGTTTCGCGCCCGTTTCTTTGATCTTGGCCTTGATCAGGCTGTGCCCAACCTTGCTCATCACGGCATTTCCGCCGTGCTTCTGAATGTCGTCAAAGAGGGTCTGCGAGCACTTCACCTCACCGATAATCGTGGCCCCAGGATTGGACTTGAGCACATCTCGGCTCAGCAGGATCATCAACTTATCACCCCAGATGACCTCGCCTTTATGATCCACGACACCGATGCGGTCGCCGTCTCCATCGTAGGCGATTCCGAGGTCTGCTTGATGCTCACGCACTGCCGCCATCACGTCTTGAAGGTTTTCCAGCACAGTTGGGTCGGGATGATGATTCGGGAAGTTGCCGTCCGGCTCCACAAAGAGCGGAATCATCTGAGCTCCAAGCACGTCTTGAACCAGCTGCGGTGCGGCCACACCGGCGATTCCGTTACCGCAGTCGACCACGACCTTCAGTGGCTTGGAGCCCATTTTAACATTGCCGCCGACGTAATTGAGATAGTCCGAAATCACATTCTCATCTGCGATGATTTCGCCGGGCTGAGCGGCCTCAGCGGCACTCTTATCGGCGATGATGCCGCGCAATTCTTGGATGGCTGCACCGTGCAGAGTATCTGCGCCCACCATCATCTTGAAGCCGTTGTACTCACCCGCGTTATGCGAGCCTGTAATCTGAATACATGCGTCGTGCGAGCCCTGAACACGGGCAAAGTAGACCAAGGGCGTAGGAACCATGCCAATGTCCACAACCGTTGCCCCGCCTTTGACCAAACCGTCAGCGAGGGCACAAAAAATGCGGTCGCTTGAAACACGTGCATCGCGGCCCACCACAACGCTCAGCTCGGACTTTCCAAGCTTCATTTTCGCGAAATGGGCAAACGCGAGTCCAAGCCCAAAAACCAACTCATTGTCCAGATCGCGGTCTGCGATGCCGCGGATATCATATTGCCTAAAAATCTGCGTATTCATCTGAGCTCACTTCAAATCACTTCAAATAACCGGGGAGTCCGTTCTCTAGATACTTCTTCTGTCGCTCGCAATGCTGGATTGCCTCTACTGTTTGGTCCAAAATCCGCTCTTGACCCTCAACTTTGGGCTGCCCGGCAAAGAACGCACGCGCCTTTTCAGCGCCATCTGCGGAACAGAACCCGCTGGCAACCCGTGGAAGATTGGACGCAGCCTGCTGGCCAGCCTTCTCCACAATCGCCGAGTAATTCGATGTGAACCAGTTCCATGTGTTTGCGAACGTGGTGTCATCCGAGAAACTCGGGCCCATAATCGCCCAGAGGTCCTGAGTCCGGATGGTGCCTTCAAGGTAAAGTCCAAGGCTCTTATTGTGCAGGTCCTTGTCCTTGAAGCTCCCGAGTGCTCGGATGATCGACGAGCGTGCCGCTGGTGTTGGCGCCCCTTCAAGAGCGAGCTTCAATGAAAGCCAGAGGTCGGCCGTTCCTTCTCGGGCCACAATTTCAAGGGCAACACCAGCAACATCGGCCGGCACCGTCTTCATGTCCTTGAGAAACGCATCGGCGATCTTTTGAGCTTCGGCTTTGGCTTTGGGGTCTTGAGTCAGCGCAAAATGAGAATCGAATAGGCGGGCCCGCAAGAGCCCCTTCTCAGCCGCATCATTGGCCTTCGGGAGGTAGCCCACACTTCGCATTCTGCGCGCCGTCAATGCACTCATTTTTCGCGTCCATTTGGCGCGCTGCTCGTCGGTCACAAAACGGTTCACAAACTCCATGGCCCCAAGCGTATTGAGGAGGAGCGTGCGATTCGACTCGCGGCCAAGCGCCTCCATCGACTTCAAATAGGTGTCTGGCGGAATCTGCTCCGAGGCGAGCATGGCGCTCAGGTTGCTTTGCAGACCTACCTTTTCTTCGGTTGTGAGTTCGGCCAAATACCGGCTCGAGAGTTTGTTCAACGCGTCTTCGCTCATGGTCCAACGCCAATAGCCACTCTCATTTGCGTTTGGATAAAACCATTTCGGGCATCGAGTGGCCTCGAGCGCCACATTCTGAGTGTCTTGAGTGATGAGCTCACAATGAACTTCGGAGCGGCCGCGCTGCTCGTACCTCACACAAAGGGGCACCTGCCAGAGTCCCTGATTGGGAGCGTCGGAACCCGCCGGAAGCCATCGTTTCTGAGTCACCTTCAGAACTGGTTTATCCTCACAAATCAGGTCCACATGAACCGAAGGTGTTCCAGGCTGGTCCAAAAACGTCTTCATGGCCTCGCCAACGGGCTTCCCAGACGCTTTGTCGAGCTCGGCCAGGAGTTGTTCGGTCGTTGCTCCTTGATTGGCGTAGGTGGACGTGTAGGCGCGCAAGGCCTCCTGCATCTTCTCGGGGCCCATCCAAACCTCGAACATCTGAAGGACACGCGCGCCTTTCCCATAGGTTATCGAGTCAAAAGCGTTGTGGATATCACCCACGGTTTCAATGGGATTTCGGATGTTTCGAGCGCTCTTCCGAGCGTCTTGCATCATCACCCAACCCTTGCCCGAGACCGCATCCACTGAAGATTCGAGCTGTGGCGCGAGGTCCACCAATCCCTTCGCGGCCATCCAAGTGGCGAACGACTCGTTGAGCCAGAGGTCGTCCCACCAGGGCATGGTCACAAGGTTTCCGAACCACATATGCGCGAGCTCGTGAATCATCACGCTGAGCGCGGAGCGGCGCTGCGCCACGGATGCCGTCTCGGAATCCAGGAGGAGCAAGGAGTCGCGAAAGGTCACGAGGCCGATATTCTCCATCGCGCCCGCCGAGAAGTTCGGAACGGCCACGATGTCCAGCTTTTCGTATGGGAATGGCTGACCGAAATACTCCGTCAAATACCGCACAACTGCCGGCGTACGCTTGAGCATGTACTCGCCGAGCGCGCCCTTTCCTTTCGGGGCCACAAGTCTAAGCGTTACGCCATCAAGAGGCTCTTCCGATTCGAGAATATCGAAGTCACCAACGGCAAAAGCCACAAGGTAGGTGGGCATGGGTTTTGAGACTTCGAACCGGAAGACCTCTAGGTTTCCTTCGGTTACACGATCGGTCTCTTTGGTGTTGGTCAGGGCCACCATTCCTGCTGGAACGCGCATGGTTGTGCGATAAGTGGTCTTGAATTTGGGTTCGTCGAATCCAGGGAAGGCGCGCCGGGCATCAAGCGGCTCAAACTGAGTGTAGGCGTACCAGAGCCCCTCTTCTTTGACGCGGTAGAGCCCGTTGAGTCCCTCCTTGAAAGGCGCCGTATACTTAAAGACCAGTGTCGCCTCGCCGGCCGGTGCCTCCTCGTTCAGGATCACAGCCATGCCGCCATTGGCACCAAACACCGCCTCGCCGCCGATCTCCTTGGTCCCAGAGACCAGCGTT
This Microvenator marinus DNA region includes the following protein-coding sequences:
- a CDS encoding phosphomannomutase/phosphoglucomutase, whose protein sequence is MNTQIFRQYDIRGIADRDLDNELVFGLGLAFAHFAKMKLGKSELSVVVGRDARVSSDRIFCALADGLVKGGATVVDIGMVPTPLVYFARVQGSHDACIQITGSHNAGEYNGFKMMVGADTLHGAAIQELRGIIADKSAAEAAQPGEIIADENVISDYLNYVGGNVKMGSKPLKVVVDCGNGIAGVAAPQLVQDVLGAQMIPLFVEPDGNFPNHHPDPTVLENLQDVMAAVREHQADLGIAYDGDGDRIGVVDHKGEVIWGDKLMILLSRDVLKSNPGATIIGEVKCSQTLFDDIQKHGGNAVMSKVGHSLIKAKIKETGAKLAGEMSGHIFFNDRYFGFDDALYATARLLEILSNTDQDLGQLLGDVPETFATPELRLDCPDDVKFDVPGKVAEQFSKEWEVNTLDGVRINFGDGWGLVRASNTGPVLVMRVEAGTPERRDELLGWLENAVKSAIA
- a CDS encoding M1 family metallopeptidase; this translates as MRKYLVVLALGLVAGTLSACSGSQKAEPVATIQHDSLNIDGAMRLSDVTVPKHYELDLTIDPSSEQFGGTTRINIDLSSPQRVLYLHGEDLNVEALTLVSGTKEIGGEAVFGANGGMAVILNEEAPAGEATLVFKYTAPFKEGLNGLYRVKEEGLWYAYTQFEPLDARRAFPGFDEPKFKTTYRTTMRVPAGMVALTNTKETDRVTEGNLEVFRFEVSKPMPTYLVAFAVGDFDILESEEPLDGVTLRLVAPKGKGALGEYMLKRTPAVVRYLTEYFGQPFPYEKLDIVAVPNFSAGAMENIGLVTFRDSLLLLDSETASVAQRRSALSVMIHELAHMWFGNLVTMPWWDDLWLNESFATWMAAKGLVDLAPQLESSVDAVSGKGWVMMQDARKSARNIRNPIETVGDIHNAFDSITYGKGARVLQMFEVWMGPEKMQEALRAYTSTYANQGATTEQLLAELDKASGKPVGEAMKTFLDQPGTPSVHVDLICEDKPVLKVTQKRWLPAGSDAPNQGLWQVPLCVRYEQRGRSEVHCELITQDTQNVALEATRCPKWFYPNANESGYWRWTMSEDALNKLSSRYLAELTTEEKVGLQSNLSAMLASEQIPPDTYLKSMEALGRESNRTLLLNTLGAMEFVNRFVTDEQRAKWTRKMSALTARRMRSVGYLPKANDAAEKGLLRARLFDSHFALTQDPKAKAEAQKIADAFLKDMKTVPADVAGVALEIVAREGTADLWLSLKLALEGAPTPAARSSIIRALGSFKDKDLHNKSLGLYLEGTIRTQDLWAIMGPSFSDDTTFANTWNWFTSNYSAIVEKAGQQAASNLPRVASGFCSADGAEKARAFFAGQPKVEGQERILDQTVEAIQHCERQKKYLENGLPGYLK
- a CDS encoding right-handed parallel beta-helix repeat-containing protein is translated as MSSGTWRVLGTICLVLSVCALAASVWPWFGCSFSLAESVQSEPAAIDESPSAHRVRLLRAHYESASQPIPLSQLTRVKDAMGVCSPAEDMGVTGPALAIFLAMLGCGGLFRRRATIVELDEHQEREAARRAQRSPTLGVADSIPAISAPARRRSLVGDGHHTSQLEPIRTKSRPGETVPRRPSSPGDIGIDVDIPLEFGKRDDDIAEEESVMKFVEETREARETQREEMVVVASQVGGYYCPPAFRDKAVIYVDPTSKLARDEWPEKTPLNEPEKPFKTLEGAVKFAQTRVLKDTPGIQIRLAPGTYKASVLVPDRVAIINHRMPAIGSRESEDEALTRHLKWITDQAHDAPDRVTILAPADAEYAVKFVGGTTQGIYGCHIMGNEGRAQAGIVASRCQRLHIRACVIDGFARGGVRLDQCGTDVPGQGTFVQATELLNNAAAHGGGISAEKSVLNVVECLIHGNKAHRGAGICAQDMRGLLSIVRTRISRNTAAAKAPKEIPCDSPSSVWKSEDGLGGGACILNSKTRIAESEFVDNKATGAGGAVMILGGKAAFQGNDEVDVRMHRNAAPVGSALCVVGWQGSNAVAKYVGADIQQNRSSVGGTIALLGLVSVQFDDGKVAYNEAPDRKCIGAAFSVINGAELVLKDMEIKENQCGGPGGALGALNSTLRVGEGCEIRNNSSKDCGGGLYFVTRPDTALEELVAHHGLKMPFVLATRDCIFFNNSADDLGGGLFVGNHLPQATFPIGMRVEGTTKIRNNRTRHPNAHGDDIWVVWADEVVASSENRPPAKVLLK